A genomic stretch from Labeo rohita strain BAU-BD-2019 unplaced genomic scaffold, IGBB_LRoh.1.0 scaffold_604, whole genome shotgun sequence includes:
- the LOC127161250 gene encoding stonustoxin subunit beta has protein sequence MCSSRCIRKEGSVDHGGESRITAGLKKYSCFLTLDSNTANNKLSLSEENRKVTHVKEYQSYPDHPDRFDDEYQVLCRESVCGRCYWEIEWSGDYVCISVSYKSISRKGRGDECLFGSNDQSWSLICSCSSYSFRHNEIKTVLPVNPISRRTGMYDEYISRIGVYVDVSAGTLSFYSVSDTTSLIHTVQTTFTQTLYPGFYVYYGSSVKLC, from the exons tgtggatcatggaggagaatccaggattacagcaggactgaagaaat attcctgttttctcacactggattcaaacacagcaaacaataAACTCAGTCTGTCTGAGGAGAACAGAAAGGTGACACATGTGAAAGAGTATcagtcgtatcctgatcatccagacagatttgatgatgagtatcaggtgttgtgtagagagagtgtgtgtggacgctgttactgggagattgagtggagtggagattatgtgtgtatatcagtgtcatataagagcatcagcaggaagggacggggtgatgagtgtttgtttggatctaatgatcagtcctggagtttgatcTGCTCTTGCTCCAGTTACTCATTTAGACACAATGAGATAAAGACTGTTCTCCCTGTGAATCCCATCAGTCGTAGAACAGGAATGTATGATGAATATAtcagtagaataggagtgtatgtggatgtgagtgcaggaactctgtccttctacagcgtctctgacacaacgagtctcatccacacagtccagaccacattcactcagacgctctatcctgggttttatgtttattatggatcatcagtgaaactgtgttga